In Carya illinoinensis cultivar Pawnee chromosome 7, C.illinoinensisPawnee_v1, whole genome shotgun sequence, the following are encoded in one genomic region:
- the LOC122316576 gene encoding U-box domain-containing protein 35-like isoform X2, producing MWLARNHVEKRGGRGLVAVAVDTDKGSQNALKWAVDNLLQRGQTVNLIHVKLKSSTFSSAASLSSSRPRAGIVDESSPASHLNLDKKTKEVLLPFRCFCTRKDIRCRDIVLEDTDVAKALIEYTSHSAIENLVVGSSSKTGFLKFRTTDIPSHVSKGAPDFCNVYVISRGKIQSMRSALRAAPSRTTTTTSLRHQLANRGSIKSDTPEPRVELLQATSTNIYGKPPLIDQPMRRFQADEVDVIRSPLPRTSSINGKSYGEIHLFDTDISFVSSERPSFDRMFPSLYDHLERDLVTPSRMSCVSETDDINQTYDLSEQFERKSQDVISPPDLSPISPDSDRLSNASQSMEEVEAEMRRLKLELKQTMEMYSTACKEALTAKQTAVELQRWKLEEERRMEDARLAEEAALGIAAKEKAKSRAAIEAAEAAKRIAELEAKKRIHAEMKVLRETEEKKKAFDALAQSDNRCRRYTIEDIEIATDFFALSRKIGEGGYGPVYKCYLDHTPAAIKILRPDAAQGRSQFQQEVEVLSCIRHPNMVLLLGACPEYGCLVYEFMANGSLEDRLFCRGNTPPLSWQLRFRIAAEVSTGLLFLHQTKPEPLVHRDLKPANILLDSNYVSKISDVGLARLVPPSVADKVTQYRMTSTAGTFCYIDPEYQQTGMLGVKSDIYSLGIMFLQMITAKPPMGLTHLVGRAIEKGTFTQMLDPAVPDWPIEEALCFAKLALKCAELRRKDRPDLAKEVLPELNRLRALAEETMQYTSINGSPASSPAHSQVSLQLDGDLPPVLSGESSISSPLRVKIKF from the exons ATGTGGTTGGCTAGAAATCATGTAGAAAAAAGAGGAGGGAGAGGGTTGGTGGCAGTGGCAGTAGACACAGACAAAGGCAGCCAAAATGCTCTAAAATGGGCTGTTGACAATCTCCTCCAGAGGGGCCAGACCGTAAATCTCATCCATGTCAAGCTCAAATCGTCTACATTTTCCTCCGCAGCTTCTCTTTCTTCCTCGA GGCCGAGGGCGGGTATTGTTGATGAGAGTTCGCCGGCATCCCACCTCAACCTGGATAAAAAAACCAAGGAAGTGCTCCTCCCTTTCCGTTGTTTCTGCACGCGTAAAGAC ATACGTTGCAGAGATATCGTACTAGAAGACACAGATGTAGCGAAAGCATTGATCGAATATACAAGTCATTCAGCTATTGAGAATTTGGTTGTTGGTTCCTCGTCGAAAACTGGCTTTCTTAA ATTCAGGACAACAGATATTCCAAGCCATGTATCAAAAGGAGCACCAGATTTTTGTAACGTATACGTGATATCCAGAGGAAAGATTCAGTCAATGCGATCTGCCTTGCGTGCTGCACCATCACGGACGACTACGACAACCTCTCTACGTCACCAACTTGCTAATCGAGGCAGCATCAAATCAGATACACCGGAGCCACGAGTAGAACTCCTCCAGGCTACTTCTACTAATATCTACG GAAAGCCACCATTAATTGATCAGCCAATGCGTAGATTTCAAGCTGATGAGGTAGACGTAatcag GTCACCATTGCCTAGGACATCAAGCATAAATGGGAAATCATATGGGGAAATCCATTTGTTTGATACTGATATATCCTTCGTTAGCTCTGAGAGGCCCAGCTTCGACCGCATGTTTCCTTCATTGTATGACCACCTGGAGAGAGACCTCGTCACCCCCTCCCGGATGTCATGTGTCTCGGAAACAGATGACATCAACCAGacatatgatttatctgagcaGTTCGAACGGAAGTCACAAGATGTCATTTCTCCACCGGATTTGTCACCAATCTCGCCGGATAGTGATAGGCTATCAAACGCATCTCAGTCAATG gaAGAAGTGGAAGCTGAAATGAGGAGGCTGAAGTTAGAACTCAAGCAGACAATGGAAATGTACAGTACTGCCTGCAAAGAAGCACTCACAGCAAAACAAACG GCAGTAGAGCTGCAGCGTTGGAAATTAGAGGAAGAACGACGAATGGAAGATGCCCGATTGGCTGAGGAAGCTGCATTAGGGATTGCAGCAAAGGAGAAGGCCAAGTCCAGGGCTGCCATTGAGGCTGCTGAGGCAGCCAAGAGGATAGCAGAACTAGAAGCGAAAAAAAGAATCCATGCGGAGATGAAAGTGTTGCGAGAaacagaagagaagaaaaaggcaTTTGATGCTTTAGCACAATCAGACAATCGGTGTAGGAGGTACACAATCGAGGATATCGAAATTGCCACAGATTTCTTTGCACTATCCCGCAAGATTGGGGAAGGGGGTTATGGACCTGTATACAAGTGTTATCTGGACCATACACCTGCTGCAATTAAGATTCTTCGCCCAGATGCAGCTCAAGGAAGGTCACAGTTTCAACAAGAG GTTGAGGTATTGAGTTGCATACGACATCCGAATATGGTTCTCCTCCTAGGAGCCTGCCCCGAGTATGGTTGTTTGGTGTACGAGTTCATGGCTAATGGGAGTTTGGAGGACCGCCTCTTCTGCCGGGGTAACACTCCACCTCTTTCTTGGCAGCTTAGATTTAGAATTGCCGCCGAAGTAAGTACTGGCTTGTTGTTCCTTCACCAGACCAAACCAGAGCCACTAGTGCACCGTGACCTGAAACCAGCCAACATCTTACTTGATAGCAACTATGTTAGCAAGATTAGTGATGTCGGCTTGGCCAGGTTAGTACCCCCATCTGTGGCCGATAAAGTGACACAGTATCGAATGACATCTACAGCAGGCACATTCTGCTATATAGATCCAGAATATCAGCAAACAGGCATGCTTGGAGTGAAGTCTGATATATACTCCCTTGGAATCATGTTTCTACAAATGATAACAGCCAAGCCGCCGATGGGCTTGACTCACCTTGTTGGAAGGGCTATCGAAAAAGGGACTTTTACTCAGATGTTGGATCCAGCCGTGCCTGATTGGCCAATTGAAGAGGCTCTGTGCTTTGCCAAGCTGGCACTAAAGTGTGCAGAGTTGAGGCGGAAGGATAGACCAGATCTTGCCAAGGAAGTCTTGCCAGAACTTAACAGATTGAGAGCACTTGCTGAGGAAACCATGCAGTACACTTCGATAAATGGCAGTCCAGCCTCCTCACCAGCCCACAGCCAAGTTTCCCTGCAGCTA GACGGGGATCTTCCACCCGTACTTTCTGGAGAGAGTTCCATCTCATCTCCCTTACGAGTAAAGATCAAGTTCTGA
- the LOC122316576 gene encoding U-box domain-containing protein 35-like isoform X1, which yields MWLARNHVEKRGGRGLVAVAVDTDKGSQNALKWAVDNLLQRGQTVNLIHVKLKSSTFSSAASLSSSRPRAGIVDESSPASHLNLDKKTKEVLLPFRCFCTRKDIRCRDIVLEDTDVAKALIEYTSHSAIENLVVGSSSKTGFLKRFRTTDIPSHVSKGAPDFCNVYVISRGKIQSMRSALRAAPSRTTTTTSLRHQLANRGSIKSDTPEPRVELLQATSTNIYGKPPLIDQPMRRFQADEVDVIRSPLPRTSSINGKSYGEIHLFDTDISFVSSERPSFDRMFPSLYDHLERDLVTPSRMSCVSETDDINQTYDLSEQFERKSQDVISPPDLSPISPDSDRLSNASQSMEEVEAEMRRLKLELKQTMEMYSTACKEALTAKQTAVELQRWKLEEERRMEDARLAEEAALGIAAKEKAKSRAAIEAAEAAKRIAELEAKKRIHAEMKVLRETEEKKKAFDALAQSDNRCRRYTIEDIEIATDFFALSRKIGEGGYGPVYKCYLDHTPAAIKILRPDAAQGRSQFQQEVEVLSCIRHPNMVLLLGACPEYGCLVYEFMANGSLEDRLFCRGNTPPLSWQLRFRIAAEVSTGLLFLHQTKPEPLVHRDLKPANILLDSNYVSKISDVGLARLVPPSVADKVTQYRMTSTAGTFCYIDPEYQQTGMLGVKSDIYSLGIMFLQMITAKPPMGLTHLVGRAIEKGTFTQMLDPAVPDWPIEEALCFAKLALKCAELRRKDRPDLAKEVLPELNRLRALAEETMQYTSINGSPASSPAHSQVSLQLDGDLPPVLSGESSISSPLRVKIKF from the exons ATGTGGTTGGCTAGAAATCATGTAGAAAAAAGAGGAGGGAGAGGGTTGGTGGCAGTGGCAGTAGACACAGACAAAGGCAGCCAAAATGCTCTAAAATGGGCTGTTGACAATCTCCTCCAGAGGGGCCAGACCGTAAATCTCATCCATGTCAAGCTCAAATCGTCTACATTTTCCTCCGCAGCTTCTCTTTCTTCCTCGA GGCCGAGGGCGGGTATTGTTGATGAGAGTTCGCCGGCATCCCACCTCAACCTGGATAAAAAAACCAAGGAAGTGCTCCTCCCTTTCCGTTGTTTCTGCACGCGTAAAGAC ATACGTTGCAGAGATATCGTACTAGAAGACACAGATGTAGCGAAAGCATTGATCGAATATACAAGTCATTCAGCTATTGAGAATTTGGTTGTTGGTTCCTCGTCGAAAACTGGCTTTCTTAA AAGATTCAGGACAACAGATATTCCAAGCCATGTATCAAAAGGAGCACCAGATTTTTGTAACGTATACGTGATATCCAGAGGAAAGATTCAGTCAATGCGATCTGCCTTGCGTGCTGCACCATCACGGACGACTACGACAACCTCTCTACGTCACCAACTTGCTAATCGAGGCAGCATCAAATCAGATACACCGGAGCCACGAGTAGAACTCCTCCAGGCTACTTCTACTAATATCTACG GAAAGCCACCATTAATTGATCAGCCAATGCGTAGATTTCAAGCTGATGAGGTAGACGTAatcag GTCACCATTGCCTAGGACATCAAGCATAAATGGGAAATCATATGGGGAAATCCATTTGTTTGATACTGATATATCCTTCGTTAGCTCTGAGAGGCCCAGCTTCGACCGCATGTTTCCTTCATTGTATGACCACCTGGAGAGAGACCTCGTCACCCCCTCCCGGATGTCATGTGTCTCGGAAACAGATGACATCAACCAGacatatgatttatctgagcaGTTCGAACGGAAGTCACAAGATGTCATTTCTCCACCGGATTTGTCACCAATCTCGCCGGATAGTGATAGGCTATCAAACGCATCTCAGTCAATG gaAGAAGTGGAAGCTGAAATGAGGAGGCTGAAGTTAGAACTCAAGCAGACAATGGAAATGTACAGTACTGCCTGCAAAGAAGCACTCACAGCAAAACAAACG GCAGTAGAGCTGCAGCGTTGGAAATTAGAGGAAGAACGACGAATGGAAGATGCCCGATTGGCTGAGGAAGCTGCATTAGGGATTGCAGCAAAGGAGAAGGCCAAGTCCAGGGCTGCCATTGAGGCTGCTGAGGCAGCCAAGAGGATAGCAGAACTAGAAGCGAAAAAAAGAATCCATGCGGAGATGAAAGTGTTGCGAGAaacagaagagaagaaaaaggcaTTTGATGCTTTAGCACAATCAGACAATCGGTGTAGGAGGTACACAATCGAGGATATCGAAATTGCCACAGATTTCTTTGCACTATCCCGCAAGATTGGGGAAGGGGGTTATGGACCTGTATACAAGTGTTATCTGGACCATACACCTGCTGCAATTAAGATTCTTCGCCCAGATGCAGCTCAAGGAAGGTCACAGTTTCAACAAGAG GTTGAGGTATTGAGTTGCATACGACATCCGAATATGGTTCTCCTCCTAGGAGCCTGCCCCGAGTATGGTTGTTTGGTGTACGAGTTCATGGCTAATGGGAGTTTGGAGGACCGCCTCTTCTGCCGGGGTAACACTCCACCTCTTTCTTGGCAGCTTAGATTTAGAATTGCCGCCGAAGTAAGTACTGGCTTGTTGTTCCTTCACCAGACCAAACCAGAGCCACTAGTGCACCGTGACCTGAAACCAGCCAACATCTTACTTGATAGCAACTATGTTAGCAAGATTAGTGATGTCGGCTTGGCCAGGTTAGTACCCCCATCTGTGGCCGATAAAGTGACACAGTATCGAATGACATCTACAGCAGGCACATTCTGCTATATAGATCCAGAATATCAGCAAACAGGCATGCTTGGAGTGAAGTCTGATATATACTCCCTTGGAATCATGTTTCTACAAATGATAACAGCCAAGCCGCCGATGGGCTTGACTCACCTTGTTGGAAGGGCTATCGAAAAAGGGACTTTTACTCAGATGTTGGATCCAGCCGTGCCTGATTGGCCAATTGAAGAGGCTCTGTGCTTTGCCAAGCTGGCACTAAAGTGTGCAGAGTTGAGGCGGAAGGATAGACCAGATCTTGCCAAGGAAGTCTTGCCAGAACTTAACAGATTGAGAGCACTTGCTGAGGAAACCATGCAGTACACTTCGATAAATGGCAGTCCAGCCTCCTCACCAGCCCACAGCCAAGTTTCCCTGCAGCTA GACGGGGATCTTCCACCCGTACTTTCTGGAGAGAGTTCCATCTCATCTCCCTTACGAGTAAAGATCAAGTTCTGA